The Primulina eburnea isolate SZY01 chromosome 8, ASM2296580v1, whole genome shotgun sequence genome contains a region encoding:
- the LOC140838324 gene encoding uncharacterized protein isoform X1 yields the protein MAFSMTRFSTFSAEFSHISQKFSSIPPPITCSPQFRYNYCYKSPRFWYKLKFCYAAAKQERSGGSSTTKKRKNPIRKNSIESSIEDDFVIGNTGGDGRVEVLESPSQSENTALLLPKPPAGFVLDERGRVLKASSKRIATIVDSTNNSPLECVIRRIFRNSQGDECMLLCPVDTPVQILKSVNVEGWSAVSDEEVEVILPTAAYALAKIHMHLVYSGFCYTARGGFCYTEEDIFEVHMDSGEDVDGLATEGIEIVCFHLDGSHYMIYTPSDPLLFVAVKDKNGVLQIADDELLEDPAIISSIDEETEFNALVEEEAALFESLVGKR from the exons ATGGCATTCTCCATGACCAGATTTTCAACCTTTTCAGCAGAATTTTCGCATATCTCGCAAAAATTTTCAAGTATACCGCCTCCCATTACTTGCTCTCCTCAATTCAGGTACAACTATTGCTACAAAAGTCCAAGATTTTGGTACAAATTGAAGTTTTGTTATGCCGCCGCAAAGCAGGAACGAAGTGGTGGGTCTTCGACTACGAAGAAGAGAAAGAATCCTATTAGGAAAAATAGCATCGAGAGTTCGATTgaagatgattttgtgattgggAATACTGGTGGTGATGGTAGGGTGGAGGTGCTAGAGTCACCGTCGCAGTCGGAGAACACAGCGCTTCTACTTCCGAAGCCGCCCGCGGGTTTTGTGTTGGATGAGCGAGGGAGAGTTTTGAAGGCTTCTAGTAAGCGTATTGCTACCATT GTCGATTCTACCAATAACTCCCCCCTAGAGTGTGTTATAAGGAGGATATTTAGAAATTCACAGGGAGATGAATGTATGCTGCTCTGCCCAGTTGACAC ACCTGTTCAGATTCTGAAGAGCGTCAATGTTGAAGGATGGTCTGCG GTGTCTGATGAAGAAGTAGAGGTCATTCTTCCTACGGCAGCTTATGCCCTTGCCAAAATACATATGCATTTGGTATACAGCGG ATTTTGCTATACGGCACGAGGCGGGTTTTGCTACACCGAAGAGGACATTTTTGAAGTTCATATGG ACAGTGGTGAAGATGTAGATGGTTTGGCGACTGAAGGCATTGAAATTGTGTGCTTCCATCTG GATGGTTCCCACTATATGATCTATACGCCTTCTGACCCTCTTCTGTTTGTTGCTGTGAAG GATAAAAATGGGGTATTACAGATAGCTGATGAT GAACTTTTGGAGGATCCCGCCATAATCAGCTCCATAGACGAGGAGACGGAATTCAACGCCTTAGTG GAGGAAGAAGCTGCTCTTTTTGAATCCTTAGTAGGAAAAAGGTGA
- the LOC140838324 gene encoding uncharacterized protein isoform X2, protein MAFSMTRFSTFSAEFSHISQKFSSIPPPITCSPQFRYNYCYKSPRFWYKLKFCYAAAKQERSGGSSTTKKRKNPIRKNSIESSIEDDFVIGNTGGDGRVEVLESPSQSENTALLLPKPPAGFVLDERGRVLKASSKRIATIVSDEEVEVILPTAAYALAKIHMHLVYSGFCYTARGGFCYTEEDIFEVHMDSGEDVDGLATEGIEIVCFHLDGSHYMIYTPSDPLLFVAVKDKNGVLQIADDELLEDPAIISSIDEETEFNALVEEEAALFESLVGKR, encoded by the exons ATGGCATTCTCCATGACCAGATTTTCAACCTTTTCAGCAGAATTTTCGCATATCTCGCAAAAATTTTCAAGTATACCGCCTCCCATTACTTGCTCTCCTCAATTCAGGTACAACTATTGCTACAAAAGTCCAAGATTTTGGTACAAATTGAAGTTTTGTTATGCCGCCGCAAAGCAGGAACGAAGTGGTGGGTCTTCGACTACGAAGAAGAGAAAGAATCCTATTAGGAAAAATAGCATCGAGAGTTCGATTgaagatgattttgtgattgggAATACTGGTGGTGATGGTAGGGTGGAGGTGCTAGAGTCACCGTCGCAGTCGGAGAACACAGCGCTTCTACTTCCGAAGCCGCCCGCGGGTTTTGTGTTGGATGAGCGAGGGAGAGTTTTGAAGGCTTCTAGTAAGCGTATTGCTACCATT GTGTCTGATGAAGAAGTAGAGGTCATTCTTCCTACGGCAGCTTATGCCCTTGCCAAAATACATATGCATTTGGTATACAGCGG ATTTTGCTATACGGCACGAGGCGGGTTTTGCTACACCGAAGAGGACATTTTTGAAGTTCATATGG ACAGTGGTGAAGATGTAGATGGTTTGGCGACTGAAGGCATTGAAATTGTGTGCTTCCATCTG GATGGTTCCCACTATATGATCTATACGCCTTCTGACCCTCTTCTGTTTGTTGCTGTGAAG GATAAAAATGGGGTATTACAGATAGCTGATGAT GAACTTTTGGAGGATCCCGCCATAATCAGCTCCATAGACGAGGAGACGGAATTCAACGCCTTAGTG GAGGAAGAAGCTGCTCTTTTTGAATCCTTAGTAGGAAAAAGGTGA
- the LOC140838322 gene encoding uncharacterized protein, whose translation MVNRCKFWLPKKNRQCANSPLLDSPFCGNHTQRSHAQWIPCPIDPSHSVLHENLKSHLNRCPLLKRMQSLELQPFYQKGINAGDEYENDEVEKASVNESILTSQMKRNAVYAMTDLEFSALVAKIKSVHFSLCSSIPSSYKIPGACSIWTHQEIDKKLPYQEKHVLQQASILGNLEEFGALKQSHSSCNSTHGQCDSSKGSGNHNDIPAVVEFGAGRGYLTQMLSDCYGIKKVVLVERKSYKLKADRSLRQKETLILERLRIDIEDLNLKAVEALQGAEYLAIGKHLCGPATDATLRCCVSPQAEDNTTTQSQASYLKAIAIATCCHHLCLWKTYINKRYFSDLGFTKEDFHVISWFTSWAVDADHGSEFSVTDHSTQLEIMWEKKENFPDSDLCAVEEIIRQMQPTDRAALGFMCKDIIDVGRLMWLESQGLKSHLVKYVPFSISPENNLLVART comes from the exons ATGGTGAATCGCTGCAAATTCTGGCTCCCCAAGAAGAACAGGCAGTGTGCAAATTCTCCTCTCCTTGATTCTCC ATTCTGCGGAAATCACACCCAGAGGTCTCATGCTCAGTGGATTCCTTGCCCTATCGATCCTTCTCA CTCCGTGCTTCATGAAAATCTGAAAAGCCACTTAAATAGATGCCCGTTGCTGAAGAGGATGCAGTCGCTTGAACTTCAACCTTTCTACCAGAAGGGCATTAATGCGGGTGATGAGtatgaaaatgatgaagtagAGAAAGCTTCTGTTAATGAATCTATCCTTACTTCGCAGATGAAAAGGAATGCCGTTTACGCGATGACCGACCTAGAATTCTCTGCGTTGGTTGCTAAAATCAAGTCCGTGCATTTTTCATTATGCAGTAGTATTCCAAGTTCTTACAAGATTCCTGGAGCTTGTAGTATATGGACCCATCAAGAAATCGACAA GAAATTACCATATCAGGAGAAACATGTGTTGCAGCAGGCTTCAATTCTTGGGAATTTAGAAGAATTTGGGGCGTTAAAACAATCTCATTCGAGTTGTAATTCAACTCATGGCCAGTGTGATTCCAGCAAAGGGTCTGGGAATCATAATGATATTCCTGCTGTGGTTGAGTTTGGAGCTGGGAGGGGGTACTTGACACAGATGCTCTCTGATTGTTATGGGATCAAGAAGGTGGTGTTGGTAGAGCGGAAGTCATATAAGCTGAAG GCTGATCGGAGTTTGCGACAGAAAGAGACCTTGATACTAGAGCGGTTGAGAATAGACA TTGAAGATCTGAACTTGAAGGCTGTAGAGGCTTTACAGGGAGCCGAGTATTTAGCCATTGGCAAACATCTCTGTGGGCCAGCGAcag ATGCAACCTTAAGGTGCTGCGTTAGCCCCCAAGCTGAAGATAACACTACTACTCAGTCCCAAGCCAGTTATCTGAAAGCCATAGCCATAGCAACATGTTGCCATCATCTCTGTCTTTGGAAAACTTATATAA ACAAGAGATACTTTTCTGATTTGGGTTTCACCAAGGAAGATTTTCACGTGATTTCATGGTTTACCAGTTGGGCAGTTGATGCAGATCATGGCTCAGAATTTTCTGTTACGGATCACTCAACCCAACTTGAAATCAT GTgggaaaagaaggaaaatttcCCAGACTCTGACTTATGTGCAGTTGAAGAAATAATAAGGCAGATGCAGCCCACAGATCGGGCAGCGTTGGGATTCATGTGCAAGGATATCATCGATGTTGGGAGGTTGATGTGGCTGGAGTCACAAGGGCTGAAATCCCATCTCGTAAAATATGTTCCCTTCAGTATTTCTCCTGAAAATAACCTCTTGGTTGCCAGGACGTGA
- the LOC140837923 gene encoding uncharacterized protein encodes MSMMIMKHSIPDTIRGAIHEENDAKKFLTQIADRFAANEKVETSTILNKRVSMRYKEKGNIRKYIIEMSNLVTRLKAFKLELSEDIVVHLVLISPPAQFNQFKISYNTQKEKWILNELIAQCVQEEERLKQDVIESAHLTSNYQGNCINKKGNGAIRKETLGLHIIWSNRNKIK; translated from the coding sequence ATGAGTATGATGATTATGAAACATTCCATTCCAGATACAATAAGGGGTGCAATTCATGAAGAAAATGATGCTAAAAAGTTCCTTACTCAAATAGCAGATCGTTTCGCTGCAAACGAAAAGGTCGAGACAAGTACTATTCTGAATAAACGTGTCTCAATGCGGTACAAAGAGAAAGGGAACATAAGGAAGTACATAATAGAAATGTCAAATCTTGTGACTCGACTAAAAGCATTCAAGTTGGAATTGTCGGAAGACATAGTCGTGCATTTAGTCTTGATCTCTCCGCCTGCgcaatttaatcaattcaaaATAAGTTATAATACCCAGAAGGAAAAGTGGATTTTGAATGAGCTTATTGCGCAGTGCGTTCAGGAGGAGGAGAGATTGAAACAAGATGTGATTGAAAGTGCTCACTTGACATCTAACTATCAAGGTAATTGCATAAATAAAAAAGGAAATGGAGCAATAAGGAAGGAAACTCTGGGACTTCACATCATATGGAGCAACAGAAACAAGATAAAGTGA
- the LOC140838323 gene encoding MACPF domain-containing protein At4g24290-like, with the protein MANSSSKKETLLRLRAAAEEAVQCIGLGYDLTLDLRFKYCKNQLGTKEGSRLIAMDHDRVRDIAVPGGILVQNVTKSINCDKGERMRFSSDILPFQQMSEQFNQELSLSGKIPTGHFNAAFEFTGCWQKDAAFTKSLAFDGVFITLYSIALEKAQVTLCDHVKQAVPSSWDPAALTRFIEKYGTHVIVGVKMGGKDVIYVKQQYSSPLQPIEIQKQLKEVADKRFGDASGQSGLYPEKSYGGEMNESNGSKFTFLDPGTPSFRSNEKEITVFWRRRGGSSSRNIPHNMWCQTVQLEPEVISMSFIPISSLLSGIDGSGFLGHAINLYLRYKPPIEELYQFLEFQLPKQWAPVFGDLALGPDRKQQGGASLQFSLMGPKLYVDTNEVEVGNRPVTGLRLYLEGKRSNCLAIHLQHLSSLPKSFQLRNESGRHSSNSDDRRYYEKVQWKSFSHICTEPVESDDDHCIVTGAQFEVKESGMKNVLFLRLHFSRVTSATVVRIAEWDGSPASSHKSGIISTIISTRFSTSQKPPPNPSDVNVNSALYPEGPPVPAQTPKLLRFVDTTEMTRGPQNAPGYWVVSGARLMVDKGKISLHVKYSLLAVIPPDEEIITQG; encoded by the exons ATGGCGAACAGTAGTAGCAAGAAAGAGACTTTGTTGAGGCTGAGGGCGGCGGCAGAGGAGGCCGTGCAGTGCATTGGTTTGGGCTATGATTTGACGTTGGACCTGCGGTTTAAGTACTGTAAGAATCAACTTGGCACGAAAGAGGGCTCGAGGTTGATCGCTATGGACCATGATCGGGTCCGGGATATAGCGGTTCCCGGAGGTATTTTGGTCCAGAACGTTACCAAGTCCATCAACTGTGATAAAGGCGAGCGCATGCGGTTCAGCTCTGACATCCTTCCTTTCCAGCAG ATGTCAGAGCAGTTCAACCAGGAATTATCACTTTCTGGTAAAATCCCGACTGGCCACTTCAACGCAGCGTTTGAGTTCACAGGTTGTTGGCAAAAAGATGCTGCTTTCACAAAATCCCTTGCTTTTGATGGGGTCTTCATCACTCTCTACAGCATTGCATTGGAAAAGGCCCAAGTGACGCTTTGTGATCATGTCAAACAAGCTGTTCCATCATCATGGGATCCTGCTGCATTGACAAG gtttattgaaaaatatggCACACATGTCATTGTTGGTGTGAAGATGGGGGGAAAGGATGTTATCTATGTAAAGCAACAGTATTCATCGCCTCTTCAACCCATTGAGATACAGAAACAATTGAAGGAGGTGGCAGACAAGAGGTTTGGTGATGCAAGTGGACAATCTGGCTTGTATCCTGAGAAATCTTATGGCGGTGAAATG AATGAGAGTAATGGAAGCAAATTTACGTTCTTGGATCCCGGTACACCAAGTTTTCGCTCCAATGAAAAG GAAATTACTGTCTTCTGGAGGAGGCGAGGCGGAAGCAGCAGCAGGAATATTCCTCACAACATGTGGTGTCAAACTGTTCAGCTTGAGCCTGAAGTGATATCAATGTCTTTTATTCCGATTTCATCACTTTTGAGTGGAATTGACGGGAGTGGATTCTTGGGTCACGCCATCAATCTATATTTGCGTT ATAAACCACCAATAGAAGAGCTTTATCAATTTTTGGAATTTCAACTCCCAAAGCAGTGGGCACCTGTATTTGGCGACCTTGCTCTTGGTCCTGATAGGAAACAGCAAGGTGGAGCATCTTTGCAGTTCAGTTTGATGGGTCCGAAGCTTTATGTCGATACTAACGAG GTGGAAGTGGGAAACCGGCCGGTCACTGGCCTGCGACTATATTTGGAAGGAAAGAGAAGTAACTGCTTAGCTATCCATTTGCAGCACTTGTCCTCCTTGCCGAAAAGCTTTCAACTTCGTAATGAATCTGGCAGACACAGTAGTAACTCTGATGACCGTAGGTATTATGAGAAGGTCCAATGGAAGAGTTTTTCCCATATATGCACAGAACCTGTTGAGTCCGATGATGATCATTGTATAGTCACTGGCGCACAGTTTGAAGTTAAGGAATCTGGTATGAAAAATGTGCTCTTTTTACGCCTGCATTTTTCCAGGGTTACTAGTGCTACGGTTGTGAGGATAGCAGAGTGGGATGGTTCCCCAGCCTCGTCTCACAAGTCTGGAATAATTTCAACTATAATTAGTACTCGCTTTTCTACAAGTCAGAAACCTCCTCCGAATCCATCTGATGTTAATGTCAACTCTGCTTTATATCCTGAAGGCCCCCCAGTGCCTGCGCAAACTCCTAAACTTCTTAGATTTGTTGACACCACAGAAATGACTAGAGGGCCACAGAACGCTCCTGGGTACTGGGTGGTCTCGGGTGCTCGGCTCATGGTAGATAAGGGTAAAATATCACTTCATGTGAAGTACTCTTTATTGGCCGTCATTCCACCGGATGAAGAAATAATAACGCAGGGTTAA